TGAGAGTAAACTAAACGAAAGTAAAATCTTTAAACTCCTGGTTCTCTTAGAGAAAAAAGAAGAACTTATAAATTCCCTGCGTTTAATTTTGTCTATTCCGCACAAAAACTTGGTTGAATACGAAACTTATAAAAGTTTAAACGAGGTTAGTTATGTTGATTCAAATGTAATTATTGATATAGTTCAGAATCCGGAAAAACTTTACGAAACGGAAAAGGGGATAATAGAACACGAAGGAAAGAGGTATTCCCCTACCGCGGTTCTTCAATATGAGTTTGAGGAAAGTTTTGATACTCCAGAAAACAGGTTCGTTAAACACTTATTAAAGGAACTTGAAATCCTTTTGTCTGAAGAGCTAAAGGATTTCTTCTTCTTAGAAGAATTAAAAGAAATAAAAGAAGAAATAGAGTATACACTCCGGTCGGATGTATTTTCCGAAGTGGGAGACTTAAACTTTTTCCCTTCAAATTCTCAGGTTTTGATGAAAAAAGCAGGATACAGGGAACTCTTCCAGATTTACAGGCTCTTGCACCTGTCCTTTGTTCCTAGAATTTTTGAAGATTTAGATTTAGCGTTCTCATTAAAAGATATGGCAACACTTTGGGAGTACTACGTTTTAATAGAGATTTTAAGGGAATTTAAAGAAAAGTTTGGAACTTACAAAGTGATAATTGATTTTGAGGAAAAAGTAGAAGGTAAAACGGTTTACGAAGAGGCACAGTTTAAATTTGAGAATGATTTAATCTTGTATTATCAAAAGAGTCTTTATGCTTATTCTGGTTTACGCTTCAGACCGGATTTTTACGTGAAATTCAAAGACAACAGATTTATATTTGATGCAAAATTCAGGATATTTGAAAATAATGAAAAGGATTTGCTTCAAAATATGCACTATTACAGAGACGGATTAAAAGTTACATCTGCCGTTGCTGTATGTTTTGGAGAAAAGAACAAAAGAGTTCTTTTTGGAAGACGGATGGAAGTAAAGAATCAATAAATTTATTTTCTGAATTAATAGAAAATAATTTTGACGGAGTAGGGTATATTGATTTAAAATTAGATATGGGGGATTTTAAATGGAACTAAAACCTAAGTTCATTATAAAGATAACTTCCAAATCATTGGAAAATTTCAGAAAAACCGTATTAGAAGGTATTGAAAAGGAAGGAGAAAAGAAGTATTTTTGGAATATCTACAGTTATTGTGGAAATTTTAATTCAAATGATGTAGTATTATTTATTGCTGAAAAACATCCAGCTGTACTCGGACAAATTATAAAAACAGCGAATGGTGATGAATTTTATAATGAACGTTTAAAGAAAGAATGGAAAGATAAAAAGGGTAGATTTAAAGCATATTTTGAATTTAAAAAAAATAAAAGAAATAAGTCTTCCTGAGGAAATTACAAAAAGTCTGTTATCGGAACATCAAGGCAGGAGAGTGTGTAAAAAATTTGATCAATTTTCAAAAGAAAATCAAGAAAAACTTTTAAATTTCCTTTCAAAGGAAATCTCAAATATGCAGGAAGCTACAAGAATAGAAACAGGCCAACAGGAAAAAGGAACTTGCTTAAAAAATTCTTCTTTAAAGTTAGATAGTCATATCGTAAACTCTTTCTACAACGCCTTAAAGACAAAAGGTTTCGTAATACTTGCAGGACTTTCTGGAACAGGAAAAACTAAGATTTTTGAAGAATTTGTAAAGTGTTTTCCCGAAAATCACAATCTCTTCTTCCCCATTCGTCCTGACTTTAAAGACTCTAAATCTCTACTCGGATATTACAACCCACTAAAAGGAGAATACCATTCAACTCCCTTGTTAGAATTCATTTTGGAAGCTTCAAAGAACTACCTAGAAAAAGGTAAAAATGCGGACACATTTTTCGTATTGTTTGACGAAATGAATTTAGCGAGAGTTGAGTATTATTTTGCAGACTTTTTATCAGTTTTAGAGGCAAAAAGATTTGAAAATAAAGAT
The genomic region above belongs to Aquifex aeolicus VF5 and contains:
- a CDS encoding DUF2357 domain-containing protein; protein product: MELHFADEPLKVSEEINKSILETLQEKEQIEVRGDYIIFKNFTGVVGDCLVIPRKLAEHFKLINESGEKTQNFYERYKELFGKFLKYILKKLAKEHIIYTLSLSSFPVDESKLNESKIFKLLVLLEKKEELINSLRLILSIPHKNLVEYETYKSLNEVSYVDSNVIIDIVQNPEKLYETEKGIIEHEGKRYSPTAVLQYEFEESFDTPENRFVKHLLKELEILLSEELKDFFFLEELKEIKEEIEYTLRSDVFSEVGDLNFFPSNSQVLMKKAGYRELFQIYRLLHLSFVPRIFEDLDLAFSLKDMATLWEYYVLIEILREFKEKFGTYKVIIDFEEKVEGKTVYEEAQFKFENDLILYYQKSLYAYSGLRFRPDFYVKFKDNRFIFDAKFRIFENNEKDLLQNMHYYRDGLKVTSAVAVCFGEKNKRVLFGRRMEVKNQ